A single Eremothecium sinecaudum strain ATCC 58844 chromosome VIII, complete sequence DNA region contains:
- the DNM1 gene encoding dynamin-related GTPase DNM1 (Syntenic homolog of Ashbya gossypii AAL174C; Syntenic homolog of Saccharomyces cerevisiae YLL001W (DNM1)), protein MASLEDLIPTVNKLQDVIYDAGIDTLDLPVLAVIGSQSSGKSSILETLVGKDFLPRGTGIVTRRPLILQLVNLPVDSPLINNYVEPQTASQSLSQNLGEEWGEGRSSEHYSRLNSKDKSSTVSDQWGEFLHMPGRRFYDFDQIKQEIENETARIAGKNKGISRIPINLKIYSPHVLNLTLIDLPGITKVPIGEQPADIEKQIRNLILEYVAKPNCIMLAVCPANIDLVNSESLKLAREVDPQGKRTIGVITKLDLMDSGTNALDILSGKVYPLKLGFVGVVNRSQQDIQEKRSIDDSLLREEEYFAKHPFYRTISTRCGTKFLAKKLNQVLLAHIREKLPDIKARLNTLIGQTEQELASYGDCSATTQENKAALILQMMNRFATNFVSSIEGTSSDISTKELCGGARIYYIYNNIFGNSLNSINPTSNLSVSDIRTAIRNSTGPRPSLFVPELAFDLLVKPQIKLLQDPALRCVELVYEELMKICHNCGTPALARYPKLQSRLIEVVSDLLRERLGPTRSYVESLIDIHRAFINTNHPGFLSATEAMADIVETRKKKLEVASRAADLKRKRKDADGSSSAMSEAKNGISPRIDSDSTMATSDTESDDEKDTKQSKDSFLNYFFGKDQRKGEQLSDMGDKKSIATDNYFSEVPEYLQMEALQIREASGEQGNAEHPELTEKEELECELIKRLIVSYFGIVREMIQDQIPKAVMCFLVNFCKEEVQNRLVSRLYKETLFEELLMEDQNLAQDRAKCLKILDTYRKASLIIGDIL, encoded by the coding sequence ATGGCTAGTTTGGAGGATTTGATTCCTACCGTGAATAAATTACAGGATGTTATATATGACGCCGGTATTGATACCCTAGATCTACCTGTTTTAGCGGTTATTGGGTCGCAATCTTCTGGTAAGTCTTCAATTTTGGAAACTCTAGTTGGAAAAGATTTTTTGCCTAGGGGTACTGGTATTGTCACGCGAAGACCACTTATCCTTCAACTTGTTAACTTACCCGTGGATTCACCTTTGATTAACAATTACGTTGAGCCGCAGACAGCATCTCAGTCATTATCGCAGAATTTGGGGGAAGAGTGGGGAGAAGGCCGTTCTTCAGAACATTATTCAAGACTGAACTCTAAGGATAAGAGCAGCACGGTGTCTGACCAATGGGGTGAATTCCTACACATGCCAGGTCGTAGGTTCTATGATTTTGATCAAATTAAACAAGAAATTGAAAACGAGACAGCGCGCATAGCAGGTAAAAACAAAGGCATTAGTAGGATTCCAAtaaatttgaaaatataCTCTCCACATGTGTTGAATTTAACACTTATTGATTTACCAGGTATCACTAAAGTACCAATTGGCGAGCAACCTGCTGATATTGAGAAACAAATTCGAAATTTAATATTGGAATATGTTGCAAAACCGAACTGTATAATGTTGGCAGTTTGTCCCGCTAATATTGATCTAGTAAATTCTGAATCATTAAAATTAGCACGGGAAGTCGATCCACAAGGTAAAAGAACCATTGGGGTGATCACCAAATTGGATTTAATGGATTCGGGTACAAATGCGTTAGATATCCTCTCAGGTAAAGTATACCCGTTGAAGTTAGGATTTGTTGGCGTAGTCAATCGATCTCAACAAGATATCCAAGAGAAAAGATCAATTGATGATTCATTGCTACGTGAGGAAGAATATTTTGCGAAGCATCCTTTCTACAGGACTATCTCTACTAGGTGTGGAACGAAGTTTTTGGCCAAAAAACTAAACCAAGTTTTGTTAGCTCATATTAGGGAAAAACTCCCTGACATTAAAGCAAGACTCAACACTTTGATTGGCCAAACTGAACAAGAACTAGCGTCATATGGTGACTGCAGCGCAACAACTCAGGAAAATAAGGCGGCTTTAATATTACAAATGATGAATAGATTCGCTACAAATTTTGTTTCATCAATTGAAGGTACATCATCTGATATCAGTACTAAGGAGCTATGTGGTGGCGCAAGGATTTATTATATCTACAATAATATTTTTGGTAATTCTTTGAATTCCATTAATCCAACATCGAATTTGTCCGTTTCTGATATTAGGACTGCAATTCGGAACTCAACTGGCCCTCGCCCATCCTTATTTGTTCCCGAATTGGCCTTCGATCTTTTGGTGAAACCACAAATAAAGCTGCTACAGGATCCAGCTCTTCGTTGTGTTGAACTAGTTTATGAGGAACTAATGAAAATTTGTCATAACTGCGGTACACCGGCTTTGGCAAGGTATCCGAAGTTGCAATCTCGGTTGATCGAAGTAGTTAGTGATTTGCTAAGAGAGCGATTAGGGCCAACTAGATCCTACGTGGAGAGTTTAATTGATATTCATAGGGCATTTATCAATACAAATCATCCCGGTTTTTTAAGTGCTACTGAAGCTATGGCAGACATTGTAGAAACACGTAAAAAGAAGTTGGAAGTTGCTAGCAGAGCTGCTGACTTAAAGAGAAAACGTAAAGATGCTGACGGTAGTTCTAGTGCCATGAGCGAAGCAAAGAATGGTATTTCACCAAGAATTGATTCTGATTCAACGATGGCCACAAGTGATACTGAATCAGATGACGAAAAGGATACTAAACAATCGAAGGATTCCTTTTTAAACTACTTTTTTGGAAAAGATCAGCGCAAAGGTGAACAGCTTTCAGATATGGGTGATAAAAAGTCGATAGCTACGGATAATTACTTCAGTGAAGTTCCTGAATATCTCCAAATGGAAGCATTGCAAATACGGGAAGCTAGCGGTGAGCAAGGTAACGCAGAACACCCAGAGTTAACGGAGaaagaagaacttgaaTGTGAGTTAATTAAAAGGCTAATCGTTTCATACTTTGGAATAGTGAGAGAAATGATACAAGACCAGATTCCTAAGGCGGTAATGTGCTTCTTGGTGAACTTTTgtaaagaagaagttcaaAACAGATTAGTTTCAAGGTTATACAAGGAAACTCTGTTTGAGGAACTGCTAATGGAGGACCAAAATCTAGCCCAAGATAGAGCAAAATGCCTCAAAATTTTGGATACATACAGAAAAGCCTCTCTCATTATTGGAGATATTCTATAG
- the OST1 gene encoding dolichyl-diphosphooligosaccharide--protein glycotransferase subunit OST1 (Syntenic homolog of Ashbya gossypii AAL170W; Syntenic homolog of Saccharomyces cerevisiae YJL002C (OST1)), which produces MLLPQLLGVFVFLFARFAFGATLQTKAAGTWENVAFTRVVNLMRSYPIETVSLTIKNVGSYPESIYYFGLPDSVFDRISVFSARMPDKNAFIESSLYTQKVEQGGVPVSCGVLKLASPIEPNNTIDLEVVFAYNAGSSLTPYPEHISIDTIQMLHLNTSILPYSLYPTVDYRLEFLGSDEYTVLNARPDVSVKKQGSNKLQIGPIKNTKELTPSSLSLVYKHNLPLTRVVNLNRDIWLSHWANTIQFEEYYEVTNDAAKLKGGFSRAEFMNGEYTRKQGTHLLGFEMVLPNESSGHYFTDLVGMVSTFKVFSNRLYLRPRYPLFGGWFYNFTVGWTNELSQFLHSPGEEEHILRVPLLNGPNDIFYDNVKLSFYLPEGASIVSVESPVPIKYKLYKYEKSYLDLNAGRSKVVIGFKNLIDNARDESLFVKYKYSKTNLYMKPLSISLYIFCALMAYFLLKQINLSIEP; this is translated from the coding sequence ATGCTGCTACCTCAATTGCTTGGAGTCTTTGTATTCCTATTTGCGCGGTTTGCATTTGGCGCTACATTGCAGACCAAAGCGGCTGGAACTTGGGAAAACGTTGCATTTACAAGGGTTGTTAATCTTATGAGATCCTATCCAATTGAAACAGTATCACTGACAATTAAAAATGTCGGATCCTACCCCGAAAGTATATACTACTTTGGTCTTCCTGACTCAGTTTTTGACAGGATTTCAGTATTTTCTGCTAGAATGCCGGATAAGAATGCATTCATTGAGAGTTCCCTGTATACACAGAAAGTTGAGCAAGGCGGTGTCCCGGTATCCTGCGGTGTACTTAAATTGGCTTCTCCAATTGAACCAAATAATACTATTGATCTAGAAGTTGTTTTCGCATACAATGCGGGATCGTCCTTAACTCCCTACCCTGAACATATTTCCATAGATACCATACAAATGCTACATTTGAACACTTCTATCCTTCCATATTCGCTTTACCCAACTGTTGACTACAGACTAGAATTTCTGGGAAGTGATGAGTATACTGTTCTCAATGCTCGACCAGATGTTAGCGTTAAAAAACAGGGAAGTAATAAGTTGCAGATAGGTCCAATTAAGAATACTAAGGAGCTAACTCCATCGAGTCTTTCACTTGTCTATAAGCACAATCTTCCTTTAACAAGGGTAGTGAACTTGAATAGAGATATCTGGCTTTCTCATTGGGCAAATACAATTCAATTCGAGGAGTATTATGAGGTTACGAATGATGCTGCAAAATTGAAGGGTGGTTTTTCTAGGGCCGAGTTCATGAATGGGGAATATACTCGTAAGCAGGGTACTCATTTGCTAGGATTTGAAATGGTTTTGCCCAATGAATCCTCAGGTCATTATTTTACCGATTTGGTAGGTATGGTTTCCACTTTCAAGGTATTCTCAAATCGTTTATATTTGAGACCAAGATATCCTCTATTTGGTGGCTGGTTCTACAATTTCACAGTCGGGTGGACAAACGAATTATCTCAATTTCTGCATAGTCCCGGGGAAGAGGAACATATTTTGCGTGTTCCTTTGCTAAATGGCCCGAATGATATTTTTTATGACAACGTTAAACTATCATTTTATCTCCCAGAAGGTGCAAGTATAGTGTCAGTGGAGTCACCGGTACCCATTAAGTATAAGCTTTACAAATATGAAAAGTCTTACCTTGACCTAAATGCCGGACGCTCTAAAGTTGTAATTGGCTTTAAAAATTTAATTGATAATGCCAGAGATGAAAGCTTATTTGTGAAATACAAATACTCAAAGACTAACTTGTATATGAAGCCGTTGTCAATTTCCCTTTATATATTCTGCGCCCTAATGGCTTACTTCCTTTTGAAGCAGATAAATTTAAGTATTGAACCATGA
- the SFI1 gene encoding Sfi1p (Syntenic homolog of Ashbya gossypii AAL171W; Syntenic homolog of Saccharomyces cerevisiae YLL003W (SFI1)) — MDDSARSLESELTALPDVSYSATSEDDAFSTNDLIGRDVYHSTGSLINKSINELMRGLKLPENRRYFEPTILEKVPEDTWLNNYIPASGNVPYGDIPHALDFDDAGHQKFNNYEESSELDWAKHIEREQLFDMIRKFLRRHGLSSDFLKILRRYIQLLEESDLEPSEDKYILAIRHELENTYQLSSLMDSIVTAFLLKPENMPMKLALMENKHETLVLKKSFISWRLKWKISSNLAKCESIWQLYVLKNYLHRWTEKYQLYTNHWATDAISVDSFRIISRNFDYWYDRYGIEQTKKKLADNFHIVDYVEMLKAKTEHIKLLQTRADEFYAKKSLSHTILIWRLYYRKKTSIAVLRVYSQKSVLYKLKNKTSYVKKLESLSSQVAMFFLLRPIIIKWRSKLKKHIKHVQRLIAEGNIHVKRNAYKKWRQKLQYKECEAFAKAAIDANFIAFIFRKIWCARFSERVTLYQTVSTKNNALQRNILSKWKLMCDLKHKADVTCKRNIQRRTLRQVLLLAKCQNYKKAYNNDIQISAFNHWMARYLEELKVKTFSMKLVHRYWEHELKRKFLSFDNLKYVTAKSYDSSLVKQFYSLWENRYTTIIELNEKSDLMCKLRAINKLKTGIRKTETVKYRESLFYSVSSVINLKKYLDLWRRNTLMQKELKLEVMLDSFRQESDETVLRGYMSIWLSRLDFYSQQCTVIAYEVSRRHSCKLFISRLIDKLEMHKQWEKQADSLKTSMILLSTFMSWSERVDKIETLVSLVQQYKEEKDVNLIVQCLSKWNMKTLKFRRNEETGEMFRNRWNRALLRYIITLWKDKTELMSELSSDRYYRVDNDISPNFMTPLKIDTKVVIPGSARVKKNKMQKIKDRYKGARRAIPSPIKSSTVLDSSRKKLSENEVAEPLKGTMSNSPDLPKLQLERGFKKSSTKRIDFSRVPELDPFSFPDSTSRRSSFTIDRSTISDDTYVLDESPTKIKNRIIQMD, encoded by the coding sequence ATGGATGATAGTGCACGCTCATTAGAAAGTGAACTAACAGCACTTCCAGATGTATCATATTCAGCAACATCAGAGGATGACGCTTTTTCCACTAATGACCTTATAGGAAGAGATGTATATCATTCAACTGGATCATTAATTAATAAGAGTATAAATGAATTGATGCGGGGTTTAAAGCTTCCAGAAAATCGACGATATTTTGAACCAACTATTTTAGAAAAAGTGCCTGAAGATACATGGCTCAATAACTATATTCCTGCTAGTGGAAACGTTCCATATGGAGATATACCTCATGCGCTTGACTTTGATGATGCTGGACATCAAAAGTTTAATAATTATGAGGAAAGTTCTGAATTAGACTGGGCTAAGCACATTGAAAGAGAGCAGTTATTTGATATGATTAGGAAATTTTTACGAAGACATGGGCTTTCTTCAGATTTTCTCAAGATTCTCAGAAGATATATTCAACTACTGGAAGAAAGTGACTTGGAACCTTCCGAGGATAAATATATTCTAGCAATTAGGCATGAATTAGAAAATACCTACCAACTGTCATCTTTAATGGACTCAATTGTCACAGCGTTTTTACTAAAACCGGAAAATATGCCAATGAAGCTAGCTTTAATGGAGAATAAACATGAAACTCTTGTACTAAAAAAGTCATTCATCAGCTGGAGACTAAAATGGAAAATAAGCTCAAATTTAGCCAAATGTGAATCTATTTGGCAGTTATATGTGCTCAAAAACTACCTACACAGGTGGACGGAAAAATATCAACTATATACCAATCATTGGGCTACAGATGCTATAAGTGTTGATTCTTTCCGAATAATATCGCGGAACTTTGACTATTGGTATGATAGATATGGCATAGAACAGACAAAGAAAAAGCTTGCAGATAACTTTCATATAGTTGACTATGTTGAAATGTTAAAAGCTAAAACTGAACATATTAAATTGCTTCAAACTAGAGCTGATGAGTTTTACGCTAAAAAGTCACTCTCACATACTATCCTCATTTGGCGCCTATATTACAGGAAGAAGACATCAATTGCTGTACTTAGGGTATACTCACAAAAATCAGTTCTTTACAAACTAAAAAACAAGACTTCTTATGTTAAAAAACTCGAATCACTGAGCAGTCAAGTTGCTATGTTCTTTCTATTACGTcctattattattaaatGGAGGTCAAAACTAAAAAAACATATTAAACATGTTCAAAGGCTTATTGCGGAAGGAAATATTCATGTTAAGAGGAACGCATACAAAAAATGGCGGCAAAAATTGCAATATAAGGAATGCGAGGCATTTGCTAAAGCTGCAATTGACGCAAACTTCATTGCCTTTATATTTAGGAAGATCTGGTGTGCCCGCTTTTCTGAAAGGGTAACATTATATCAGACCGTATCAACAAAGAACAATGCACTTCAGCGTAATATCTTATCAAAATGGAAACTAATGTGTGATTTGAAGCATAAAGCAGATGTCACCTGTAAAAGGAATATACAAAGACGAACACTGAGACAGGTCTTACTATTGGCTAAGTGTCAAAATTATAAAAAGGCTTACAATAATGATATCCAAATTTCTGCTTTTAACCATTGGATGGCGCGATATCTAGAAGAATTGAAAGTTAAGACATTTTCTATGAAACTTGTTCATCGTTATTGGGAACATGAGTTAAAACGAAAATTCCTATCCTTCGATAATTTAAAATATGTTACTGCCAAATCTTACGATTCAAGTTTGGTGAAGCAGTTCTATTCGTTATGGGAAAATAGGTATACTACTATAATTGAGTTAAATGAAAAATCGGACCTAATGTGTAAATTAAGGGCaataaataaattaaaAACTGGTATCAGGAAGACAGAGACTGTGAAGTATCGCGAATCTCTTTTTTACAGCGTCTCATCTGTAATTAACCTTAAGAAGTACCTGGATTTATGGCGCAGGAATACATTAATGCAAAAAGAGTTGAAGCTTGAAGTTATGCTTGATTCTTTTCGCCAAGAAAGTGACGAGACTGTTTTAAGAGGGTATATGTCCATTTGGTTATCTCGGCTGGATTTTTATTCCCAGCAATGCACGGTTATTGCATATGAAGTTTCCAGGCGGCATTCATGCAAGCTATTTATATCGCGGTTAATTGATAAGTTAGAAATGCACAAACAATGGGAAAAGCAGGCGGATAGTTTGAAAACTTCGATGATTTTATTAAGCACGTTCATGTCATGGTCCGAAAGAGTAGATAAAATCGAAACACTAGTAAGCCTAGTGCAACAATATAAAGAGGAAAAAGATGTTAATTTGATTGTTCAATGCCTAAGCAAGTGGAATATGAAGACTCTCAAATTTAGGCGGAACGAAGAGACAGGTGAAATGTTTAGAAATCGTTGGAATCGTGCATTACTGCGTTACATTATAACATTATGGAAGGATAAGACAGAACTGATGTCGGAGCTCAGCTCTGATCGTTATTATAGAGTAGATAACGATATTTCGCCCAATTTCATGACTCCATTAAAGATAGATACTAAAGTTGTGATTCCAGGATCAGCTCGTGTAAAGAAGAATAAAATGCAGAAGATAAAGGATAGATACAAAGGGGCACGTCGTGCAATACCGAGCCCGATAAAGTCATCAACAGTTTTAGATTCGTCTAGAAAGAAATTATCTGAAAATGAGGTTGCAGAGCCACTGAAGGGAACAATGTCGAATTCACCAGATCTTCCGAAACTGCAACTTGAAAGGGGATTCAAAAAATCAAGCACGAAACGTATTGATTTTTCCAGGGTTCCCGAGTTAGATCCATTCTCATTTCCTGATTCTACCAGTCGTCGTTCATCATTTACTATCGATAGATCTACAATCTCAGATGACACATATGTTTTAGATGAGTCCCCTACTAAGATTAAAAACCGGATTATACAGATGGACTAA
- the RTT109 gene encoding H3 histone acetyltransferase RTT109 (Syntenic homolog of Ashbya gossypii AAL173C; Syntenic homolog of Saccharomyces cerevisiae YLL002W (RTT109)) produces the protein MRLDTLLSRILLKDHSFQLVQLQSPPCECDHIIAVDELKKDPTQVKTVKSEHFITISYNEKVFYALEVMVYIIVDNVDAKAERFIFISKADTSGYCDVKVSTRLITRAILEYLISIDPLHYLAKVQLLDKEDVSNEESPSATSKDKPENQTDVEVGAGSHVDQKIKEPTFVFIDCPYQFITKISLFTRAEAQYLFPDSADSPNKHLLSGQKLLRWWLSIIDDLLSTNFESDSIARLQIPGEEKKTINLYLRNMQFKNWQVGDIFHDSEDELAMYRIPVFEDDPKGRFLSELEQEGRVAAVKFSTFWLEIQARSEFRLGALVSVIGARGRYKGVYTRPEDDEVVILSTMKKYFSRKHKITKEGYDTVEGAIKAHRNLRDLLRKRDNAEMLHVDGSSDSIYNANTPAISLNPETEKNSNAHAVQKRPPINNLNAFVVRKKPKATKNA, from the coding sequence ATGAGACTAGATACACTGCTCTCTAGGATTCTCTTGAAAGATCATAGCTTCCAATTGGTTCAACTACAAAGTCCGCCATGCGAATGCGACCACATAATCGCTGTGGATGAACTGAAAAAAGACCCAACTCAAGTAAAAACAGTCAAGTCAGAGCATTTTATTACCATTAGTTACAATGAAAAGGTGTTCTATGCGTTAGAAGTTATGGTGTATATAATTGTTGATAATGTGGACGCCAAAGCGGAAAGGTTTATATTCATCTCAAAAGCGGACACAAGCGGTTACTGCGATGTCAAGGTTAGTACAAGACTAATCACACGAGCAATTCTAGAATATCTCATCTCAATTGATCCTCTACACTACCTCGCGAAAGTGCAATTGCTAGATAAGGAGGATGTCAGTAACGAGGAAAGTCCTTCTGCTACTTCAAAAGATAAGCCAGAAAATCAAACTGACGTAGAGGTCGGTGCTGGATCGCATGTTGACCAAAAGATTAAAGAACCTACCTTTGTTTTTATTGACTGCCCATACCAGTTCATAACCAAAATATCTTTATTTACAAGGGCAGAAGCACAATATTTATTTCCGGATTCTGCTGACAGCCCAAATAAACATTTATTATCTGGGCAGAAATTATTACGTTGGTGGCTTTCTATTATAGATGACCTACTCAGTACAAACTTCGAATCTGATTCGATTGCAAGGTTACAAATTCCTGGTGAAGAGAAGAAAACTATCAACCTATACTTGAGAAATATGCAATTCAAAAATTGGCAAGTTGGCGATATATTCCATGATAGTGAAGATGAGTTAGCGATGTATCGTATACCCGTTTTCGAGGATGATCCCAAAGGTAGGTTTTTATCTGAATTAGAACAAGAGGGGAGAGTTGCCGCTGTAAAATTCTCAACGTTTTGGTTAGAAATTCAAGCACGCAGTGAGTTTAGGTTAGGTGCACTAGTTTCAGTTATTGGGGCACGTGGAAGGTATAAAGGTGTGTATACTAGACCGGAAGATGACGAGGTAGTTATTCTATCTACTATGAAGAAGTATTTCAGCAGGAAACATAAGATTACGAAAGAAGGCTACGATACAGTAGAAGGGGCAATAAAAGCACACAGAAACCTGAGAGATTTATTAAGAAAAAGAGACAACGCTGAAATGCTCCATGTTGACGGCTCGTCTGATTCTATCTATAACGCTAATACACCGGCTATAAGCTTAAACCCAGAAACTGAAAAAAATTCCAATGCTCATGCAGTGCAGAAAAGACCCCCTATTAACAACTTGAATGCATTTGTAGTAAGAAAGAAACCAAAAGCAACGAAGAATGCGTAG
- the PRE3 gene encoding proteasome core particle subunit beta 1 (Syntenic homolog of Ashbya gossypii AAL172C; Syntenic homolog of Saccharomyces cerevisiae YJL001W (PRE3); 1-intron in Ashbya gossypii): MNSIQVDINHLKKGEVSLGTSIMAVTFKDGVILGADSRTTTGAYISNRVTDKLTRVHDKIWCCRSGSAADTQAVADIVQHHLELYSMQYGEPTTNVAASLFSTICYENKDALSAGIIVAGFDEKNKGEVYSVTIGGSVHKAPYAIAGSGSAFIYGYCDKNYKPDMTKEDTIEFMKHSLSQAIKWDGSSGGVIRLVALTKDGIERHIFYPDEYENL, translated from the exons ATGAATAGCATTCAGGTTGATATCAACCACCTAAAAAAGGGTGAGGTTAGTTTGGGTACTTCCAT TATGGCGGTGACCTTTAAAGATGGTGTTATACTCGGTGCAGATTCAAGGACAACAACCGGGGCTTACATTTCTAATCGTGTGACTGACAAATTAACTCGTGTTCATGATAAGATTTGGTGTTGTAGATCGGGATCGGCGGCAGATACACAGGCTGTTGCAGATATTGTACAACATCATCTTGAGCTTTATTCCATGCAATATGGTGAACCTACAACGAATGTGGCAGCATCACTTTTCAGTACAATATGTTACGAGAACAAGGACGCCTTAAGTGCTGGTATTATTGTAGCTGGTTTTGATGAGAAAAACAAGGGTGAGGTTTACAGCGTAACAATTGGTGGATCTGTTCACAAGGCCCCATATGCAATTGCTGGATCTGGATCCGCCTTTATTTATGGTTATTGTGACAAGAACTACAAGCCTGATATGACTAAAGAAGATACAATTGAATTTATGAAGCATTCGCTCTCTCAAGCCATCAAGTGGGATGGCTCATCTGGTGGTGTTATCAGGCTGGTTGCTCTAACAAAAGACGGCATTGAGCGCCATATTTTCTACCCAGACGAATATGAAAACTTGTAA